Within the Streptomyces sp. NBC_00554 genome, the region CCGCATGGGCTACGTGCCCAGCTCGGGCGCGGTCGGTCTTGCCCGGGGCAACAGCCGGACCGTGGGCATGCTGGTGCCCTCGCTGACCTGGCCGTGGATGGGCGAGGTGCTGCAGGGCGTCGTCGACACCGTGGAGGCGGCCGACTTCGGCCTGCTGCTGTTCACCTGCAACCGGGGCACCGAGTCCGTGGCGCGCTTCACCAGCCAGGTGTCGGCGCGCGCGTTCGACGGGCTGCTCGTGGTGGAACCGGAGAACACTCTCGACATGCTGACGGCGCTGCATCGCGAGGGCCTGCCCGTCGTCCTCATCGACGACCGGGGACACCACCCGGAGTTCCCGTCCGTCACAGCCACCAACTTCGAAGGCGGGGCCTCGGCGGCCCGCCACCTCCTGGCCGATGGCCGGCGCAAGCCGATGGTGCTCACCGGGCCCGCACGGTTCGGCTGCGTACGCGACCGGCTCGCCGGGTTCCGCGCCACCTTCGCCGAGCGCGGCATCGCGCTCGACCTGGTCGTCGAGGGCGACTTCACCGAGACCGACGGCCGCGCGACCGTGCGCCGACTGCTCGCCGAGGGACGGGAGTTCGATGCGGTCTTCGCGCACAACGACCTCGCTGCGGTGGGCGTGATGGGCGCCCTGCGGGACGCCGGGATCCGCGTGCCGGAGGACGTCGCCGTGATCGGCTTCGACGACATCCCGATGGCCCCGCACACCGAGCCGTCACTGAGCACGGTCCGTCAGCCCATGCGGGAGATGGGGGAGACGGCCGCACGCATGCTCCTCACGCGCCTCGCGGGCGAGGAGATCTCGACCGCTCCCGTCGTCCTGCCGACGGAAATGATCACGCGCCGGTCGGCGCCGGCGGCCTAGCCCGCCGCCGAGCACCCCACGCACTGCCGGGCGGAGACCACCGGCAGCACCAGAGCACGTCGACGTCCGAGCTTCCGGCACCGCAGGAAGCCGACTTCGGCGAACCACGCACACCCGCACGGAGCACTGGCACCCCCAACTCCCTTAGGAGAGCCGCATGCCATCCCGTACCCCACGCACGCTCATGACCGCTCTAGCCACCCTGTCCACCCTGTCGCTGCTGGCGGCAGGACAGGCCTTCGCCGGCCCGGCGGCCGAAACCTCCGTCGCGGCCGTCGCGGCCTGGGACGCCGACCAGGCCGCTGCCGCCTACACCGCGAACCCCGCCGCGGTCACCGCCTCGGGAAGCGAGAACGCCGGCACCGCCCCGGGCCTCGCCTTCGACGGCAACGGCGCCGCCGCTGGTCGAGCCAGTTCGCGGACGACGCGTGGATCCGCGTCGACCTCGGCTCCACCCTCCGCATCGACCGGGTCGTCCTCGACTGGGAGGCCGCCTACGGCAAGAGATACGTCCTTGAGGCGTCCAAGAACGGCACCGACTGGACGCCCTTCTACACCGAGACCGCCGGCACCGGAGGATCGGTCACCGCGCACACCTACCCGCAGGAAGTCACGGGCCGCTATGTGCGGCTGCGCGGCGTCGAGCGCGCCACGCCCTACGGGTACTCGCTGTTCGCCTTCAAGGTCTACGGCGGCGAACCCGCCCCGGCCTCCACGACCCGTACGAACCTCGCCCTCAACCACCCCGCCTACTCCAACCTCTACCAGCACGCGGGCAATTCACCCGCCTTCGTCACCGACGGCGGCTGGCCCGCCGACCTCAAGGCCGACCAGACCCGCTGGTCCAGCGACTGGAACGCCAACCGCTGGGTCTCCGTCGACCTGGGCGCCACCTCGACCATCAACACCGTCGACCTGTACTGGGAGGCGGCCTACGCGGTCGACTACCAGCTCCAGGTCTCCGACGACAACGTGAATTGGCGCACCGTCTACCAGCCCTCCGCCTCGGAGGTCGCCGCCCGCCGCGCCGACGTGAAGTCCCCGGCGGACGCGGTGGGCCGCCACGACACGGTCACGCTGCCGACGCCCACGACCGGACGGTATGTGCGGATGCTCGGCAAGGAGCGCCGCTCCTTCTACAACCCGGCGCCCGCGACCGCCCAATTTGGCTACTCGCTCTACGAGTTCCAGGTCTGGGGCACGGGCGGCAGCGCCGCCGCCGCGTACCCCGCCCTGCCCGGGGAGCAGTCGGGGACCTACCAGACGACGTTCTTCGACGACTTCACAGGGGCGAGCCTGGACCGCTCCAAATGGCGGGTCGTGCGAACCGGCTACGAGATGGGCCCGGTCAACGGGGAGTCGCAGGCCTACGTCGACTCCACCAACAACATCGCCACCCAGAACGGCAGCCTCCTGCTGAAGTCCAAGTACTGCAACGACTGCACCCCGACCCCGGCCGGAACCTACGACTTCACCTCCGGCCGCGTCGACACCAACACCAAGTTCGACTTCACCTACGGGAAGGTCAGCGCCCGTATCAAGCTGCCGGTCGGCGACGGCTTCTGGCCCGCCTTCTGGCTGCTCGGCAGCAACGTCGACGATCCGTCCGTGTCGTGGCCCGCGTCCGGAGAGACCGACATCATGGAGAA harbors:
- a CDS encoding LacI family DNA-binding transcriptional regulator, with amino-acid sequence MAVTIADVAHAAGVSKTTVSRVLNTRGEVDASTAARVREVIDRMGYVPSSGAVGLARGNSRTVGMLVPSLTWPWMGEVLQGVVDTVEAADFGLLLFTCNRGTESVARFTSQVSARAFDGLLVVEPENTLDMLTALHREGLPVVLIDDRGHHPEFPSVTATNFEGGASAARHLLADGRRKPMVLTGPARFGCVRDRLAGFRATFAERGIALDLVVEGDFTETDGRATVRRLLAEGREFDAVFAHNDLAAVGVMGALRDAGIRVPEDVAVIGFDDIPMAPHTEPSLSTVRQPMREMGETAARMLLTRLAGEEISTAPVVLPTEMITRRSAPAA